The following nucleotide sequence is from Nocardioides eburneiflavus.
CCGAGCAGCTGCTCAGCATGGCCAAGGACGTCGAGACCAAGGAGCAGATCGCCTCCACCGCGTCGATCTCCGCCGCTGACACCACCGTCGGCGAGATCATCGCCGAGGCGATGGACAAGGTCGGCAAGGAAGGCGTCATCACCGTCGAGGAGTCCAACACCTTCGGGCTGGACCTCGAGCTGACCGAGGGCATGCGGTTCGACAAGGGCTACATCTCGGCCTACTTCGCCACCGACCTCGAGCGCATGGAGGCCGTGCTGGAGGACCCCTACGTCCTCATCGCCAACTCCAAGGTGTCGACGGTCAAGGACCTGCTGCCGCTGCTGGAGAAGGTCATGCAGTCCGGCAAGCCGCTGCTGATCATCGCCGAGGACGTCGACGGCGAGGCGTTGTCGACCCTGGTCGTCAACAAGATCAAGGGCACCTTCCGCTCCGTGGCCGTCAAGGCCCCGGGCTTCGGTGACCGCCGCAAGGCCATGCTGCAGGACATCGCGATCCTCACCGGTGGCCAGGTGATCTCCGAGGAGGTCGGCCTCAAGCTCGACACCGCCGGTCTCGAGCTGCTCGGCCAGGCGCGCAAGGTCGTCATCACCAAGGACGAGACCACCATCGTCGAGGGTGCCGGCGACCAGGGCCAGATCGAGGGCCGGGTCAACCAGATCCGCGCCGAGATCGAGAAGTCGGACTCCGACTACGACCGCGAGAAGCTCCAGGAGCGCCTCGCCAAGCTGGCCGGCGGCGTGGCCGTCATCAAGGTCGGCGCGGCCACCGAGGTCGAGCTCAAGGAGCGCAAGCACCGCATCGAGGACGCCGTCCGCAACGCCAAGGCAGCGGTCGAGGAGGGCATCGTCGCCGGCGGTGGCGTGGCGCTCGTCCAGGCTGCGGCCACCGCGTTCGACAAGCTGGACCTGGTTGGCGACGAGGCCACCGGCGCCAACATCGTGCGCGTCGCCACCTCGGCCCCGCTCAAGCAGATCGCCATCAACGCCGGCCTCGAGGGCGGCGTCGTGTCGGAGAAGGTCGCCAACCTGGAGCCGGGCCACGGCCTCGACGCCGCGACCGGTGAGTACGTCGACATGATCGCCGAGGGCATCATCGACCCGGCGAAGGTCACCCGCTCGGCGCTGCAGAACGCTGCGTCGATCGCCGCGCTGTTCCTCACCACCGAGGCCGTCGTGGCCGACAAGCCCGAGAAGGCGCCGGCCATGCCCGGCGGCGACATGGGCGGCATGGGCGGCATGGACTTCTGATCGGCCAGCCGGGCGCGCTTGCGCGACCGGATCGTCCACGCCCCACACAGCACCACCAGCAGGGTCCCCGCTCCGGCGGGGGCCCTGCTGCCATGTCGGGGCGATGGGGGAGGCGTACGGTCCGGGCCGCCGCGCGTGCGGCGGGTCTGGTCCCTGGATCGCGCGTACGAGGGCCACGACCGCCGCACGTGCGCGCGTCGCGCCCGCGGACCCACTGGTAGGAATGCCGCATGCGCCTTCCCGTTCCCGGCCCCCGTGACGTGCTGTCCGCCCTCGAGCGAGGCGGTGACCAGGTCGAGGCCCTGCTCGGTGCGGTCCCGCGGGCACTGGCGCTGCTCGACGACGCCGAGCGGCTCCTCGTCCGTGCCTCGGCCGCGATCGAGCGGGTCCGCGAGGTCACCGAGGCGGCCAACGTCGTCGTCGTACGGGCCGGCGGCGTCGTGGACGACGCAGGCGTCCAGATTGGTCGCGTCACCCACCTGGTCGACGAGCTCGAGCCGTCCCTGCTCCGGCTGCAGCCGACGCTCGAGACCCTGGCCGACACGACGCACCCCGACGAGGTGAAGGCGCTCGTCCGGCTCGTCGACCACCTGCCCGAGCTGACCGCGCGGGTGGAGGGCGACGTGATCCCCGTGCTCACGACGCTTGGCACGGTGGCGCCCGACATGCACGACCTCCTGACCGTGGCGCGCGAGCTCAACGACATGCTCGCCAAGATCCCGGGGATGGGGCGCATCAAGCGCCGCGTCGACGAGGAGGAGGGCGAGGACCTCACCGAGGAGACGGTGAAGTGAGGGGGGTCGAGCAGCGGAACCCGCCCAGTGCCCCACCCGTCCCACTGATGGACGACCCGGGCACCACCTGCCCGACGCACGCCGACTGACGAAGGGACGCCAGCCATGAGCCGACACGAGAGCCGATTCCGCACCTCCCGCCTGCTCCCGGGCCTCGCAGCAGTCGTCGCCCTCGCGGTCTCCGGCTGTGGATCGGCCGAGGACACGGCGATGCCCGCCGACCCTGCCGCCAGCGACACCTCGAGCCCGTCGGGCGACGAGACCCTCGCCCTGACCGCCGACGGGTCGGCGACCGCCAAGTGCGCGATGCCGTCCGCGGAGATCCTCGCCACCTTCGACACCGCCTTCGAGGGCACGGTGACGTCGATCGACGACGGCACCGTCACCCTCGAGGTCGATCGCTGGTACGCCGGCGACGAGGCCTCGACGGTGACCGTCGAGGCGCCGAGCAAGGCCCTCGAGGACCTCCTGATGGCCGTCGACTTCCAGGAGGGCCGGACCTACCTGGTCAGCGCCGACGACGAACGCGTCACCCTGTGCGGGTTCACCGCCGAGACGTCGCCCGAGCTCGAGGCGCTGTACGCGGAGGCGTACGAGCAGTGACCTCCGTCGTCGGCCTCCTCCTGGCCGCGGGCGCGGGCGAGAGGTTCGGCGGCCCCAAGGCCCTGGCGCGCGATGCCGACGGGACCTCGTGGCTGCTGCGGTCGGTGCACGCCCTGCGACCGTGCGCGGAGATCGTGGTGGTGCTGGGCGCCGAGGCCGCCCGGGCGTCCGCGCTGCTGCCGATGTCGGTCTCGCGCATTCGCTGCGACGACTGGGCCGAGGGGATGGGTGCCTCGCTGCGCTCGGGGCTCGAGGCGATCGCGTACACGGACCACGACGCCGTGCTCGTCTCCCTGGTCGACCTCCCCGACGTCGGCGGTGCCGTCGTGGCCCGGGTGCTCGACGCGGACCACGGACGGGCGACCCTCGCGCGGGCGGCGTACGACGGGGTGCCGGGGCACCCCGTGCTCCTCGGGCGCGACCACTGGGCGGGTGTCGTCGAGACCGCGACCGGTGACCGCGGAGCCCGTGACTACCTCGCCACCCACGACGTCGAGCTGGTCGAGTGCGGTGACCTCGCGACCGGAGCCGACATCGACCACCGGTGACCGCCTGGGTCGAGGTGGCCGGTCCAACGTGCGACCAACGTGCCGGGTCGTAGCCTGACGACATGCAAGGCATGGACTCCGCCGCAGACGTGGCCACCCGGCTGGGGGCGACCGGTTACCTCGCCGACGACGAGCTGGCCACGGTCGTGTTCCTGGCGTCGCGGATGCAGCGCCCGCTGCTCCTCGAGGGCGAGCCCGGCACCGGCAAGACCGCGCTGGCCGAGGCGCTGGCGCAGAGCCTCGACCTGCCGCTCGTACGGCTCCAGTGCTACGAGGGGATCGATGCCAGCCAGGCGCTCTACGACTGGGACTTCCCTCGCCAGATCCTGCACCTCAGGGCGCTCGAGGCGGCCGGGGAGGTCGACTCCGACGAGGCCGAGAAGAGCCTGTACGACGAGCGCTTCCTGCTCTCGCGCCCGGTCCTCGCCGCGCTGCGGCAGGCACCGGCCGTGCTGCTGGTCGACGAGGTCGACCGCGCCGACGACGAGTTCGAGGCGTTCCTGCTGGAGGTGTTGTCGACCTGGCAGGTGACGATCCCTGAGTTCGGCACGGTCACCGCGCCGGAGCCGCCGCTGGTCGTGCTCACCTCCAACCGCACGCGCGAGCTGCACGACGCGCTCAAGCGCCGCTGCCTCTACCACTGGATCGACCACCCCGGGCTCGAGCGCGAGGTGGAGATCGTCCGCTCGCGCGCCCCCGAGGTGAGCGAGGCGCTGGCGCGTCAGGTGGTCGGGCTGGTCCAGCAGCTGCGCCAGCGCGACGACCTGCTCAAGCCGCCCGGCGTCGCCGAGACCCTCGACTGGGCGCGGGCGCTCACCTACCTCGGGACCGCCGAGCTCGACCTGGCGTCGGCCGCGGCCACCCTCGGCGCGCTCCTGAAGTACCGCGAGGACGCCGACCGGGTGAAGGCCGCCCTGGACAGGATGCTGTCGAGATGAACGCCGTGCTCCACGAGGCCGACGAGGTGCTGCTCGGCTTCACCCGCGCGCTGCGCGCCGCCGGCGTACCGGTCACCCAGGACCGCGCCCACGGGTTCCTGGCCGCGGTCGCGGCCGTCGGCGCCGATGACCGCCAGGCCACCTACTGGGCCGGCCGCGCGACCCTGTGCGGCTCGCCGGACGACCTGGCCCGCCACGACGAGGTCTTCGCAGCCTGGTTCGACCCGCGCGACGGCCTCCCGCGGGCGCGGCCGCGCGAGGCGTCGAGGCCCTCCACCGCCCAGCTGCTGCCCGACGCCGAGGGCGCAGGTGGCGGCGACGAGGCGGGCGAGGAGGACCTCGTCCGAGCGAGGGCCTCGGAGGCGGAGGTGCTCAAGCACCGCGACGTGGCGACGTTGGACGCCGCGGAGAAACGGCGCCTGGCCTCGATGTTCGTCCGGCTGTCGCTGCGCCCGCCCGCGCGGCGTACGGCTCGGCACCAGCGCTGGCACCGCGGCGAGCTCGACGCCTCGCGGACCCTGCGGAACTCGCTGCGCCACCTCGGCGAGCCCGGCGAGATCGCGTGGCGCCGGCGCGGCACCCGGCCGCGGCGGGTGGTGCTGCTGGTCGACGTCAGCGGGTCGATGAGCCCGTACGCCGACGCGCTGCTGCGGCTCGCCCACCGGCTCACCCAGTCGGCGCGCTCGGTGGGCGGCGGCGTCGAGACCTTCACCGTCGGCACCCGTCTGACGCACGTCACGCGCGCCCTGCGCTCGCCGGACGCGGACCGCGCGATCGTCGCCGCCGGCGAGGTCGTGCCCGACTGGTCGGGCGGCACGCGGCTGGGCGAGACGCTGCGGGTGTTCCTCGACCGGTGGGGCCAGCGCGGGATGGCCCGCGGCGCGGTCGTGGTGGTCTTCAGCGACGGCTGGGAGCGCGGGGACGCAGAGCTCCTCGGCGAGCAGATGGCCCGCCTCAAGCGGGTCGCGCACCGGGTGGTGTGGGTCAACCCGCACCGCGGCAAGGCGGGGTACGAGCCGCTCCAGGGAGGTGTGGTGGCCGCGCTCCCGCACTGCGACGACTTCCTCGCCGGCCACTCGCTGGCGACCTTCGCCGACCTGACCGAGGTGATCTCCCGTGCGTGACGTGTTGCCCGAGCTGATGCAGTGGTGGGAGGCCGGCGAGACCATCGGCGTCGGGACCGTGGTCGCGACCTTCCGCTCCGCGCCCCGCCCGGCCGGCGCCTCGATGCTGGTCGGGCCCGACGAGACGGCCGTGGGATCGGTGTCGGGCGGCTGCGTCGAGGGCGCCGTCTACGAGCTGGCGCAGTCGGTCGTGGCCTCGGGGGAGCCGGTGCTCGAGCGCTACGGGGTCTCCGACGACGACGCCTTCGCGGTCGGCCTCACCTGCGGCGGCATCCTCGACGTCTTCGTCGAGCAGGTCTCGCGCGAGACCTTCCCGCAGCTGGGCGAGGTGGCCGCCGACATCGAGGCAGGACGCCCGGTCGCCCTGGCCACCGTCATCGAGCACCCGGACCCCGCGTGGCTCGGCCGCCGGATGGTGATCCGCCCCGACGTCGCCGCCGACGGCAGCCTCGGCTCGCCGCGCGCCGACGCCGCCGTCCACGACGACGCCCTCGGCCTGCTGGCCGCCGGCACCAACGCCACCCTGACGTACGGCCCGGACGGCGAGCGTCGCGGCGAGGGCATGCGGGTGTTCGTGTGGGGCTTCGCCCCCAAGCCGCGGATGCTGGTGTTCGGCGCCATCGACTTCGCCGCCGCTGTGGCCAAGGTGGGCTCGTTCCTCGGCTACCACGTGACGGTGTGCGACGCGCGCCCCGTCTTCGCGACCAATTCGCGATTCCCGGGCGCCGACGAGGTGGTCGTCGACTGGCCGCACCGCTACCTGCAGGCCGAGCTCGACGCCGGCCGCATCGACCGGCGCACCGTGCTCGCGGTGCTGACCCACGACCCCAAGTTCGACGTGCCGCTGCTCGAGGTCGCGCTGCGCCTCGACGACGACGTACGCCCGGGCTACATCGGCGCGATGGGGTCGCGCCGCACCCACGACGAGCGGTTGGCCCGGCTGGTCGAGGCGGGTCTCGGAGAGGACGAGCTGTCCCTGCTGTCCTCGCCCATCGGGCTCGACCTCGGCGCCCGTACGCCCGAGGAGACGGCCGTGTCGATCGCGGCCGAGATCGTCGCCCGGCAGTGGGGCGGCTCCGGCGAGCGGCTGGCCACGACGCGGGGCCGGATCCACCACGACGACTGACCGAGCCGGCCCGCGTCGGCCCGAATTGGCCCGTACGGGCGGGTCCACCTATGGTCTTCGGGATGTTTTTTCCCGCCGCGCCGCCCCGTGACCGTGCCCGATCGACCGCTCTGCTCGTAGCCATCGTCCTGCTGCTCGCGGTCCTGACCCCCAGCGCCTCGGCAGCGGAAGCCCGCGAGGAGGGCCGGTCCCAGGCCGGGTCAGCAGGGCCTGCCGGCCGCTTCAGCGTGGCGACCCTCAACCTGCGCAAGGGGATGCGGGTCGCGGGCATGCGGCACGACATCGGGCGGGTCCTCGACGGCGGCGCCTCGGTCATCGGCTTCCAGGAGCGCCTCTTCAGCCGGCCCGCCCTGCGCGCGTCGCTCCCGAAGTCGTGGACCCTGCTGATGCCGAGCGGTCCGACCGGCACGGACGACAACCCGATCGCCTTCGACAAGGACGTCTGGAAGCTCGAGAAGACCTGGTCCGCCCTGCTCACCGGCAAGACCTGGCGACGCCAGACCGGCCGGGTCGCGCACGACCAGTACGGCGTGGTGGCGGTGCTCCGTCACCGCGCCAGCGGCCACGTCGTCCGGGCCGTGAGCTTCCACCTGCCCAACCACCTCCACAACCGGCGTACAGGCGGGCCCAACTACGCCAACCGCGGTGGTGTCGAGGCGATGTGGCGGATGGCGTACCGGGTGCGCGCTCTCAAGGAGAACGCGCCCGAGGAGCACCAGTTCGTCGCGATGTGCGACTGCAACGTCACCGAGAACCGGGACACGACCGACCACCTGGTGAAGGGGCGAATCACCAGGCCGTTGCGCCTGGAGACCAACTACAGCGGCCGCAAGGGTGGGTCGGGGATCGACTACGTGATGGGCGAGCGCGCCTCGGCCTTCCGCATCGACTCCTTCAGGTCCTACCGCCACCTGGTCACCGACCACCCCGGCATCGTCGCCACCTTCACGCGCAAGCGCTGAGCAGCGGTCGGGCCGGCGGTGGGGGCGTCAGTGAAGCGGCCGCCCGCATCGGTGGCCATACTCGCGACGTGCACATCACGTGGCGAGCCCTCGTCCTCCTTGTGGCGATCACTTCGGGCATGCTCGCACTCAGCGGCTGCGAGCAGGTCGACCCTTCGGCCGCCTCCGGTGCGAAGCCCGCTCCATCCTCGGCGACCACACAGTCCGAGTCGGCCGGTGCCACCGCCACCGCAGTCCCCGCCAACCTCCTGCATGTCTGCGACCACGTGCAGGACGCCTTCCGGTCGGGCAGCCTCGACGACGCCGCGCAGAACCGCGCACTCGCCTCGGAGCTGCAGGGGATGATCGATGTCGCTGACCCTGACGCAGCACAGATGCTTCGCCCGATGGCCGAAGCCGCCGCGGCCATCGGCGCTGACGGCCGGTCGCGCGCGGCGCCACGTCTGCAAAGAGCCCAAGGCAGGGCCTACCGGGCGTTGCGCCGCACCTGCATCAGCGCAGGCTCGCAAGCCTGGAACCAGCACTAGAGGGCATGCAGGGATGCAGGGGTCGCGGCATGCGCGGATGTGCTGATGTGGCTCCCTGCGACGATGTGGAGTGACCAGCAGATTCCCAGACCAAGTCGTGTGGGTCCATGGTGCAGGCGCCCGGTTTGCGAGCGGGTCTTCGTAAAAGAAGAACAAGCGATGGAGTCGATTGGGCGTCATCGGCTCACCGGCCTCCGAACCGAGTACCCCGGGGGGGGGGGGGACCGGCGCCTACGACGATGCGATAGGCGCGGTCTGTTCAGGCCCAGCCGGGACCATCACGGCACCCCTGAGCATGTTGCCCAGTTCTCCCCTGGGTGGACGCGGCACCTGCACGTGTTTGACGGTAGGGAGGACTCGTCCTGAGGTTGGTGAGCGTCCGACATCGGCATGAGCGGACGCAACTCGGTGGGTCTGCAGACCGACGCCGACGTGGCTCAGCGATTGTCCCTGGCACGCCTGCACCCCCGCCGGCGTCAGGTTCGGCGGGGTGCGGGGCTGGGTCATCGTCGGCGTGGTCGCGGGATGCCGGGGCCCGGTGGATCTGGTGGGTCGAGGTCGGTGGTGCCGGTGTGGTCGCGGCGGTAGCGGTGGCCGTGGGGACTCGTCCACGCGAAGACGCCGGGCTCGACCATGGCGTAGCGCCAGGGTGAGTGGGTCTTCAACCGGTGGTGGAACCGGCACAGGCAGGCGAGGTTGCTCGTGGTCGTCGGGCCGGGTTGCGGTCGGCCCTCGGCGTGGGCGTCGTTGTCCCACGGGATGATGTGGTCGACGTCGCAGCGCCGGGCGGGGCGGGAGCAGAACGGGAACACGCAGGTGCGATCCCTCAGGATCACGTGTTCGCGGATCGTTGCCGGGACCTTCCGCGTCTGCGCGGTGAGCGTGGTGTTGAGGTCGATGACGGGCTTGATGGTGACCTCGGTGCGGGTGTCGGCGCACCAGGACTGGACCTGCTCGAGCAGGACCAGGCGTTGACCGTTCTCCATCCGGCCGGTGGGACCGAAGACCGTGGTGTCGCCGGAGAAGGAGGCGTCGACGTGGGCGTGGATCACGACCGCGCGGGCGGCGGGCAGGTGCGTCTCGTCGGCGTCGTCGCCGCCAGCGCCGGTGTCCTCCAGGTCGGCGCCGCCGCCGGCGAGATCCAGAGCAGTCTGGGTCCTGGCGAGGTCCCCGAGGGCCTTGGCTCGTCGGGCGTCGAGTGGCAGCAGGGATCCGAGGGCCTGCTGGGTGGCGGCGTGGTGGGCGAGGGCGCGGTCGAGGTCGAGGGCGTCGGCGATGTCGACCTCGGCCTCGATCCGCAGGGTGCCGGCGTAGTGCACGTCGTCGGTGTCCACGGTGACGTGGCGCGGGTCGACGTGCAGGTAGCCGTCCTCGGGGTCCGCAGCGGGGTCGGCGGTGGCGAGGTCGTAGCGCCTGATGGTCTCCGCGACGAGGCGGTCGAGCTGCGCGGTGCGGATGCGTCCGGCGACGGCGGCGACCTGTGCGTCGACGAACCCGGCCGCCTCACGAGTCAATGCGGGTGAGGAGTGGATGGTGGTGTCCGCGACCGCCCGGGCCCGCCACGCGGGCACCTGCCCGGCGTGGACCTGTGCCCAGAGCCGGGGGAGGCGGTGGCGCAGCTCGAGGGCGTGGCCGATGAGCTTCTTCGCCGCGGTGGTGGTGATCCCGAGGACGGTGCCGAGCTCGGCGCAACAGAACTCCGCCACCAGCGGGGCACCCTCGCCGGCGATGGGTTCCTCGTGCTGCGACCCGGGCACCGTGAACGACGCCGCGGAGTGGATCGACTCCGGCGGGTGCAGGTCGGCCCACCTGGCGGCGAGGACCAGCTGGTCGGCTGCGGCCCGGTCCTCGGCGGCCTTGCGGTCACGGATCGCGGACAGCAACTCGGCGGGTGAGAGGTCGTCCGCGACCCCTCGCGCCCCGGCTGCCAGTGTCTCGATCATGCGTTTGATTGTAGTCGTGGGGTCCGACAACGGCCCTCGCGCGGACGAAGGCCAGCAGGGTCTCGTGACGGGACTTCGTCCCTCCTCGACCAGCGGGGGACGGGTGTGGTTTCGAGGCTCGCTGCGCTCGCACCTCGACCACCGAACAGCTGCGCTCGCACCTCGACCGCCGAAGGTGATGGGGCGCCTCGCCAGTCACTCGGCCTCCGACGGGGAGCGACTTCCCACCCGCGACCGGCAGGCAGTGTCGTGACGATACCCGTGACCGACCTCCTGGCACACTGCCTGTCGCCGTCATCACACTCGGGCTAGGTTTGCGGTGACCGACCAGGAGCCGTCATGACCAGCGAGGACCTGCACGCCCGCCGCGTGAGTGCCGTGCGCGCCTGGACACGCTTCGTGTCCGAGGGCGAGGAGCAGGCCGAGGCCGTCCGTCCCGAGATCCTGCGCAGCTGGCAGCTCTCCGGCGTCGTGTCGCCGACGGTGACCGAGGCGCCCCTGGACGACGAGGCGGACACGGCCGACTTCTGGAAGCAGTCGCCGCTCCAGACCGCGGTCGAGCGCGTGCAGGACGAGCTGCGGCGCACGGCCGAGGACGGCGACCTGGTCATCGCGGTGACCGACGACCAGACCCGGATCCTGTGGACCTACGGGGGCCGGGTGATGCGCCGCAAGGCCGAGACGGTCAACTTCGTGCCCGGCGGCCGCTGGGACGAGCGCAGCGTCGGCACCAACGCGCTGGCGATCGCCGGCCGGACCGCGCGGCCGTCGATGGTCTTCAGTGCCGAGCACTACGCCGAGGTCGTGCACAACTGGGTGTGCTGGGCGGCCCCCGTGTTCGACCCGGTCACCGGGCGCTCGCTCGGGGTCATCGACCTGTCGACCACGTGGGACCGCACGCACCCGATCGGGCTCGCGACCGCACGCGTGATGGCCCGGCTGATCGAGGCCGCCCTGCCGTCCGACCGGCGTACGACCCTCGCCGGCGACGCCGGCCCCGCCGACCCCGGACTCACCCTCACCCTGCTCGGCACCGCCGAGGTGTGGCTCGACGGGCAGCGCCTCCTGCTCAACCGTCGCCAGACCGAGATCCTCGCGTTGCTGGCGATGCATCCCGCAGGCCTGTCGGTCGAGCACCTGCACTCCCTGCTCTACGGCGACTCGTCGGTGACGACCTCGACCCTCAAGGCGGAGGTCTCGCACCTGCGGTCCGCCCTGGCGGGTCAGCTGTCCTCACGCCCCTACCGCCTCACGATGCCGGTTGCCACCGACGTCGAGGAGGTCCAGCGGCTGCTGCGTCGCGGCGACGTGCGCGCGGCCGTGCGGGCGTACGGCGGGGACCTGCTGCCCGGCACCGACTCGCCCGCGCTGGTGCAGATGGGGGACTACCTCGCGGTGAGCGTCCGCGAGGCCCTGCTCGCCAACCCCGACGCCGACGCGGTCCTGCGCTACAGCGAGCTCGCGCCCTACGACACCGCCGTGGTCGAGGCATGCCTCGCGACCCTGCCGGTCCACCACCCGGTCGCGCCGCTGCTCAAGGGCAAGCTGGCCGCCTCCGACGGATGACCGACCTGCGGAGCACGATCGCGTTCGTCGCTGCGCTCGCGACCGCGCTCGCGCTGGCGGCGTGCAGCCGCGGTCCGGACGGACCGGCTCCCGACCCCGTGACCGCGTCCAGCGAGGCCCCTGACGCCGGCCCCTGGCAGACGGTCGTCGACGAGGAGACGGGGATCCGGTTCGACTTCCCCGTGGCGGCGACGCCGGTCGAGGAGGAGCAGGTCGTGGCCGGACGCCGCTTCCCGACCTACACCTACGCGCACCAGACCGGCGGCACCGAGCTGGTCGTGGTGCTCGAGGACGTCGGGCTGCGGCTCCGGCTGGTCCCCAAGGACATGGTCCGCATGATCACGGGCACGCTCGAGGGCGCAGGCGACGAGAGCATCCGGTGCGGACGGGTGCGCGGCGGCGCGCGGCGACTGCGTACGACGTGCCGGTCGGTGGACGAGTCGGGCAACGAGCGGATCTGCATGGGCATCGCGCTGGCCTTCCGCGAGGTGGTGTCCACCTCGATCGTCGCCCACACCGCCGGCCCCGACGAGGGGGTGCACGCCTACCAGGTCAACGGCGCCGCCAAGAAGATCGCCGACAGCATGCGGGCCGGCGGCGAGGTGGTCTGAGCCGCTCACCCAGCCCCAACCATCTCCCAACCACGGCGACCTAGGTTCGGCACCAGGAGTGACCCACCTCACACTGGAGCGGCCAGATGACGAAGATCGAACTCACCGTCGACGGGGCTGCGGTCTCCGACGACGTCGAGCCCCGGATGCTGCTGGTGCAGTACCTGCGCGAGGAGCTCGGCAAGACCGGAACCGTGATCGGGTGCGACACCTCGAACTGCGGCGCCTGCACCGTCCACCTCGACGGCACGAGCGTGAAGTCCTGCAACGTGCTCGCCGTCCAGGCCAACGGGCGCACGGTCACGACGATCGAGGGGCTCGCCGACGCTGCCGAGGGTGAGCTGCACCCCGTCCAGGAGGCGTTCCGCGAGTGCCACGGCCTGCAGTGCGGCTTCTGCACCCCCGGCATGATCATGCAGGCCGTCGACCTGCTCGCCGAGAACCCGGACCCGACCGAGGAGGAGGTGCGGCTCGGCATGGAGGGCAACCTCTGCCGCTGCACCGGCTACCACAACATCGTCAAGAGCGTGCTCCACGCAGCCGAAGGAGCCAAGGCATGACCGCCACCCAGGACCGACCAGCTGCGGAGATCGGCAAGGACCGGCGCCGCAAGGAGGACCAGCGGCTGATCACCGGCCGTACGCGCTGGACCGACAACATCACCCTGCCCGGCATGCTGCACCTGGCGATGGTGCGCAGCCCCTTCGCCCACGCCACCATCACCTCGATCGACGTCGAGGCCGCCAAGGCCTCGCCCAACGTGGTCGCGGTGCTGAGTGGCAAGGACTTCGGCGACGAGCTCGGCGTGTGCATCAACGCCTGGCCGATCACGCCGGACCAGAAGACGCCCGGACACTCGCCGATGCCCGCCGACCGGGTCGCCTTCGCCGGAGAGATCGTCGCCGTGGTGGTCGCGCGCAGCGCGGCCGAGGCCCGCGACGCGGCCGAGCTCGTCGACGTCGAGTACGAGGAGCTGCCCGCCGTCGTCGGCATCAAGAAGGCCCTCGAGGACCAGGTCCTCGCGCACCCCGACCTCGGCACCAACAAGTCGGCGCTGTGGGTCTTCGACTCAGGCGACGCCGGCACCGGCGGCGACGTGGAGGCCGCGATCGAGGAGGCTCGCGCCAACGGCATCGTCATCGAGCGGGAGTACCGCCAGCAGCGGCTCATCCCCGCGTTCATGGAGCCGCGCAGCGTCGTGGTGGACCCCACCGGGGAGCAGATCACCATGTGGTCCGCGACCCAGATCCCGCACATCCTGAGGTTCGCCCTGGCGGCCACCACCGGCGTGCCCGAGTCGAAGATCCGGGTCATCGCCCCCGACGTCGGTGGTGGCTTCGGCGGCAAGCTCCAGACGACCCCCGAGGAGTGGATCGCCTGGGCCGTCGCGCGACGCCTGTCCAAGCCGGTGAAGTACACCGAGACCCGCAGCGAGAGCCTGCTGGCAGCCCACCACGGTCGCGACCAGGTGCAGACGCTGACGCTGGCGGCCGACAAGGACGGCAAGGTCACCGGGTTCAAGGTGCACCTCGACGCCGACCTGGGTGCCTACGTCGCGATCGTCGGCGGCGGTGTCCCCGTCCTCGGCGCCTTCATGTTCAACGCGATCTACAAGTTCCCCGCCTACCGCTTCGAGTGCCAGACCGTGC
It contains:
- a CDS encoding HNH endonuclease signature motif containing protein is translated as MIETLAAGARGVADDLSPAELLSAIRDRKAAEDRAAADQLVLAARWADLHPPESIHSAASFTVPGSQHEEPIAGEGAPLVAEFCCAELGTVLGITTTAAKKLIGHALELRHRLPRLWAQVHAGQVPAWRARAVADTTIHSSPALTREAAGFVDAQVAAVAGRIRTAQLDRLVAETIRRYDLATADPAADPEDGYLHVDPRHVTVDTDDVHYAGTLRIEAEVDIADALDLDRALAHHAATQQALGSLLPLDARRAKALGDLARTQTALDLAGGGADLEDTGAGGDDADETHLPAARAVVIHAHVDASFSGDTTVFGPTGRMENGQRLVLLEQVQSWCADTRTEVTIKPVIDLNTTLTAQTRKVPATIREHVILRDRTCVFPFCSRPARRCDVDHIIPWDNDAHAEGRPQPGPTTTSNLACLCRFHHRLKTHSPWRYAMVEPGVFAWTSPHGHRYRRDHTGTTDLDPPDPPGPGIPRPRRR
- a CDS encoding (2Fe-2S)-binding protein, with amino-acid sequence MTKIELTVDGAAVSDDVEPRMLLVQYLREELGKTGTVIGCDTSNCGACTVHLDGTSVKSCNVLAVQANGRTVTTIEGLADAAEGELHPVQEAFRECHGLQCGFCTPGMIMQAVDLLAENPDPTEEEVRLGMEGNLCRCTGYHNIVKSVLHAAEGAKA
- a CDS encoding transcriptional regulator yields the protein MTSEDLHARRVSAVRAWTRFVSEGEEQAEAVRPEILRSWQLSGVVSPTVTEAPLDDEADTADFWKQSPLQTAVERVQDELRRTAEDGDLVIAVTDDQTRILWTYGGRVMRRKAETVNFVPGGRWDERSVGTNALAIAGRTARPSMVFSAEHYAEVVHNWVCWAAPVFDPVTGRSLGVIDLSTTWDRTHPIGLATARVMARLIEAALPSDRRTTLAGDAGPADPGLTLTLLGTAEVWLDGQRLLLNRRQTEILALLAMHPAGLSVEHLHSLLYGDSSVTTSTLKAEVSHLRSALAGQLSSRPYRLTMPVATDVEEVQRLLRRGDVRAAVRAYGGDLLPGTDSPALVQMGDYLAVSVREALLANPDADAVLRYSELAPYDTAVVEACLATLPVHHPVAPLLKGKLAASDG